The genomic interval AAACAATGGTGGCACTTTTTTGCCTTGTTTTTCATTGCGCATCCACTTAGCAGTTGGTGATTTTCAAAATGAGATAACACCTCACATTTTGGGGATGTGCTTTTATATTTCGGTTGAACCTCAGCCGAGCAACGCGACAAAGCTGGGAAGAAAACGATGGAAAATCGTTTGAAACGCAGGAGATTATGCTTGATGATGGGGATAAAAGTGAGGAAGGTTATTGTGGGGCGccacaaattaatttgcacCTTTCGCCTCTGCCGCTGCGCTGCAGCAGCGCCGTCGCCGTCGGCAGCCGGAGAAAGTTGCACATGCAAATCtacaaaagaaagaaaaactgAGAGCGCTGTCGGCAATTAAAGGCAACTCCGTTGCACTGAGATGAAAATGAAGCATAACTGCAGTGTTGAaggttttaattaattacgGACATCCATTTGCTTAATCTCTCAAGGTAAATTgttgttattaattaaaattaaattgaattaaaatgcATTATACAAAGAAATACAATTTGAACGAAAATGATAATttgtagatatatatataaacttcTTTGAGTATATTAGAAACTTTATCTGATTGGAAAAGTGCAGCACTTTTCATATTTGATGCATCTCAGTGTGGAGGGAAACTTTTCCACCTTTTTCGAATTTCCCTTAATAGGCAGGCAATGGCAATGTCATAATATCTGCGGATAGGCGTATTTTGCACGAATCGCTTGACTGTGCGCTTGTTCATATATATTTAGTGACTGTGTATTTAGCGGGCACAACGGTAACCGTATTTGTCATTTATTTGCACTTCGCATTCGAATGAACGCCGCTCGCGAAGAGGAAGCGGAAATAAGTGCAGTCTGCAGCGGTAAAGCGCATTTGGGTGTTTGATTGCGTTTCGCACAGTTACTACGACTTTTCGAGCATGTAAAAGACAGTCGTTAAGTAAATATAAAgctaatgaatttaaaatccATTTCAAAATATCGGAGCGAGCGACTCAAATAGTGTGGCAACGCTAACAGAGTGTGCACTCGCTAAATGTTAAGGTGGGTGAATTCGCTATTATATCGATAGAACTAGAAGCATTCCGATTAATATCAGTGTTCACActggaaaattatttaaaattagttaAACAATTATCAATAAAAATTGTGCTATGTTGCTGTACACTAAAATGGGGATTAAAAACTTCCTTAAAAATGTCAGCAGATAATGGACAAAATTGTTAGCTTCTTTTTCAGTAAATTTGTGATAGCTGTTGGCAGTACTGCCTGCCGATAGATTCAATGTGGCCAGTCTCTGTTCTGCGTTGAGTAGTGTTTACTCGCTGCAGAAAAGTTATTGGCCTTGGTTTTTCATAATGGCATAAACATTAAACGGAAACGTACATGATACCGCAAACGCCGAGCTGGTGCACCGCTGGAATCGACGAGGACGTCCGCCCGCGTCGCCCAATCAATATTACCGCTCGGCGAGGGAAAGCGCAGCGTGGATACCCAGCAACACCGCGCCGCCATTGAGAGagcagaaaaagaaaagcgtGTGCGCCCGCAAACAACAAGAAAGATTCATCGAAAAGGGGGGCAGAGTGAGGGGCAAACCGATTTGAGGTCGCCGGATGTAAAAATGTCGCAAGCAGCTGGAGGATCTGCCGTCGGAATGGAGCAGCAAGCCACTGGAAAGCAGTCAAAGCCACCGGAGGAGCTCCAGGACAATGACACCAACAGTCTGGAACCGGGCGAGGTGGTGACCCCGCCCCATTATCATGCCAGCAGTCCGGCAGTCAAAAAGCATCTGTCCAAGGATCTGATAATGAGCAAAACGCTTCTGAAGCTACCAGCTAGCATTCTGGAACAGGCGCGCAAAGAGAACGGATCTGGCGGGACACCAAATGCCCAAGCCGAAGATGTGGACGATAGCGAAGGCCTCTATTCGGACTCGGATTCCTCGGGGGAAGACCTCAAAAACGTAGAGGATGTGCAGAAGGCGAGGAAGGAGAAGCAGGAGGAGGCTGCAGCTGCTACCCTGCCCCAAGCACCGCCCACGCCGTTCTTGGGCAATATTCCGCTAAGATTCCACATGAGAGCTCCTTGCTTTGACTTTCCACGCATGGGCTTTATGCCCCGAATGAACAGGGGCGGACCAAGGGGCATGCGAACGACATTCTTTGGTCGCCCACCCGCACCGAATCGCATGGGAGCTCCTATGATGGGTGGGCCACCAACGCAAGGACCTCCGCCGGGAGCGTATGCCCCTCAAAATCCACCAGCTACAGGTAATAACAGCAATTCAGGTTGTTGCAAACGACTCCAATCGGATGTGATGTAAGTAAATTCCATATTTATGTAGAAAGTTATGTTTAACAAGTTTAATTTTAGTTGGACAGCATTGCAGCCGCCAGTGTCCTTTGTTTTCAATCTTGTTTCCGAGTGCTCCAATAAAAAGCATGAGAACTGCAGAACTAAAGCGGAAACTGCTGACCACAACTCCAAGGAAGCGAAACTTTCCAGCGAAACAAAGTCCACTGAACTCTTAATTGAAATCAATCGATCGAGAGAGAAGTCCCAGCACAAAAATGACGTCAGAGGAAAACCAAATAATCGATCCCATGACAGAAACCAAAATCGAGGAAGAACTAGGGAAAGGTCGAAAGAATCGCACGGCAAGTCCACTGAAAACTCCAAGAACAAGGACGAAAGCAGAGGGACAGGAAGACGGAAAAGTAGAGAAAGATCCCAAGATAAAAATTCTAATAGAGCAAAAAGTATGAATCTATCTAAGGAAAAGGATGAAATTGGAGGCGAGCTTAAGAATGCAGCGAGTGGAAAGTCACAGGAAAGAGATCAATCGAGAGGTAAAACTAAAGAACGATCTAGGGAGAGAGATCGGACTAGAAATAAAACACGTGAAAAATCGCAAGCCAGAGATCAAACCAAAAGAAAGGCAAACGATGCGGAACATACCAGAGTAAAATCAAGGAAAAGGTCCAGTTCACGGGATAAGCGTCGAGAAAAATCAAAGGAAAAGAATGGAGACTTATCCAAGGAAAAGCTTAAAGAAAAATCTACCGAACGCAGCGAAAGAAAAAATGAATCCAAGATTAAAAATAAGGATACAAATGAAGAAAAGCTTCGAGAGCGTTCCAAAGAAAAAGATAGAAACCATTCTAAGGAAAGACTGCATGAAAGAACGCAGAATAAGTCTGAAGAAAGAAAACCTGAAGCAAAAAAAGTGAGAAATGCAAGAGAAAATTCAAAGGAAGGAACTGATCACAAAAAGGACAAACTGTTGGGGCCATTGGGAGATAAAACAGATGAACGTTTAAAGGATAAGCAAAGAAAGCGATCGAGAGAAAAATCAGTAACGAAATGCCCAAAGGAAAGCGGCAAGGACAAATTAAAGGAGCATTCACGGGAAACGACTAAAGATAGACATCAAGAAAAATGCAAGGATCCGCCGAACGAAAATGGATTGGATAGGTCCCAGAGATCAAGCACGCCGCATGATTCCTTCAGTGAAAGTGCAATAACAAGCGAACACGCCTCAATAAGAAAAAATCAGACGCCTCCACCTTGGGGGAGCAGGGAAGGAACTCCCTCAATGACACCACCACAAGTTCAGATCCCTCAGACTCCAATTGTTGATCACGCCAATCCCAAGGACTTTGATATTTTCGCCGATTCACCTCCACGAGTAAACACTGCCGTTTCAGCTCCAGCTGCAACTATTGAAAGGAGTACTACGCCGCCGTTGAAGTCATCCATTCCTATTGTCCCCATCGCTAAAGCCGACAAACTGGCTCCTCTGCTCAAGGCCAGTGAGATTCACAGTAGGATTGGCGCCCTGCTTGAGGAAAGCGATTTGCATTTGGATAATCTACTAGCTACTAAAGAGCAATTGTTCCGTCGCACTAATGAATACAAAGAGAGAAAAGAGGCTCCCAAAGAGATTAAAGCTGAATACCTTCCGAATAGCAGGCATAATAGATCTGCGAGTGGTAGGGCAGAGGTCGAACATCACAAAAGCCAACCACGGCATATAAATCCTTTCAAGCGCGAATCAGTATTAAGCGGGAGGAAATCCTCCTCTCGCCCTTCAAGCAAGGAGAGACGATTTCAAAGACACGACAGTGATGTTGAGGATTGGGATAGGGATCTAGAACTCGAAAGAAATCAATTACATGTCAGTCAGCAAACTGGATTCCAACCAAGAAAGAGTGATGAGTATACAAAATTCAGCATTAAGAAAGAAAAAGATCTTACGCCCCCGCCTCTGCAAACGAACTTTACTCGAACCACTATAAAAATCGAACGCAATGCAACGCCTCCCCGGCACGATGTGCTGGTTAGAAACGGTGCAGTGGCGACCAATGCTCCTCCACCGGCAAAAGAGCAGGAAAGTCCCGATACGGATGACTACATCGACAACTGGGAAAACGACGATTCACTGGCCAGTATGCCCAAGAACGCACCTCCTGTAACTCCTACTCCCGCTCCAAATGCAAACGCATCTCTTAACGCTACACCCTTGCCTCCAGTAGCTTCACAATTTAATggcgatgatgacgatgatgactCCAACGCTCTGTGGAATGCAAAAAGCACACCTCCTCCGCGACGTAAAAATGAAAACTTGCCGGAGGGCAACATCCATGAACTATATGACAAATTCATGAATAGTATTAAGATGTCCAACGAGCATTTGGAGTCGGAAACACTGGACACCTCAAAGAACAGTTCCTTGAGCAATTCCCCAGCCGAAGAGAGTTCGTCGGGCTCTGAGACTTCCTCAACAAGTAGCAGCAGTAGCGAAACCGAGGAGGACTCCAGTTCAGAGGACGACGATGCCAATGAAAGCTCTTCGAATGATGAATCGGTCACAGCATCCGGTAATTGCAACACAAATCAGGATGAAACCGCTGGTAAGGAGCAGctccaaaagaaaaacaatgtAAGCAAGGACCTACGGAAATTAAAGAGCCTCGAAGACAATCTGGCTAGGATTCAGATGATGCGTGAGAACTATGACGCGGGCGATGAGATTTCCGAAGAACTGCTGAAAATGGAATCCTTATTTCTAATGCAGCGCAATGCCATCATGGATAAGTATCGCAAACAGGAACTTAAAAGCAATTCCAGTGAGGATCAGCAGCCAGTGGATGAACAAGGAACTGTTCAGGCACAAGAGGTGGTTAAGGAAACATCCTTTCCTGTAAACAGCATCTTCAGTGCCAATCGGGAAGCCATCAAACTGACCATCTCGCCATTGAAGTTGACTAGGAAATCTGTTATTTTCGACAAGGACGAAGCAGATCTACCGGAAACATCCAAGGCGGAGCCTCCCAAACCACCGATGCAAAAGCCACCAAAGGAGATCGCCATTGTGAAACCCACCATTGTCGAATCCCGATCTAAGCCTAAGCTAAGGAgtccaccaccatcagcaggaAGTCGTCGTAGATCCCGGTCCCGTTCTATTTCTAGAAGTAGGACACGACGTCGCGGCTCTAGGACCAAGTCACGTACTCCCAGCCCCAGACGCCGACGCCTTCCATCGCCCAGAAGAGTTTCCAGATACGCTAAGCGAATTGGAGCAGCAGCCGTCGGAGGAACTAGGAAAGGCAGGAGTCATAGTAGAAGTTTAACAAGGAGTCGAACGCGAAGTAGGAGTCCAAGTAGACGAAGACGGTTGCCACTAGCAGGGCACAGAAAACGCTGTTCAATATCTCCAATGCCACAAAAATTGGTTGGACCTCGGTCACCACCTCCTTCCCGCCGACGTCACTCACTAAGTCGTGATCGGGAACGTGAACACTTATCTCGCTCCCGTTCGCCCTTACCCTTCAAACCTCCGTCTCCGCCGATGAGACGCAGTTGGTCCAAAGCACCAACCAGAAGGAGATCGTTCTCCAGGTCGAGATCGCGGTCAATATCACCAAGGTCTCGATTATCAGCAGAGGAAGCTTTCAATTATTTTGAGGAGAATCAGGGCATGGAAGCGGCTGCGTACTACTATAATATGTCATTGATGCAGCAGGAGGATCAGAACGCATTGGGTGAGGGCTATGATGCTTATGCCGCATATATGGACTCCGCGTACAATATGGAACAAGCGTATGCACAATACTCTGAAGAATATTCAAATACGTACATGGATTATATGGTCGAAGTAGCTTCCTCACCTCAGGCACCTGGATCGGTTCTTAGGGAACTACCTATGGCGCCGATGATGCCCGTGGAATCCTTTGTTCCTATAGCGCCAGTGGAGGCAATGCCATCGATGGCGGCCACGGCGTCAGTGATGCCGGTGGCCGTACAAAAAGGCAACGTTTTGGAAATAGTACCTTCTGGGGAGGATATACTGGAAGCGGAGAAGAACATAGTGGCAGATGCAGTAGATGAACCAGTGGAGGACACGAGGTAAGACAGAGttctaaatttatttatatataaataataatagtatatttatttttagtaaaCCAAAAGGAAAAGGCGTCAATTTCGTGGATAAGGTGCTGCCCGCATACGAGAGCGACAACGAAGACCGCGCGGTCGTTGAAATGGCGGTGGAACGTGCCCTTCGGAAATATCACGAGGGTCGCTCCCAAGCCGCCGCCAAGCTGCAACTGATACGCGATGAGCTGCTTGTGTTgcctccaccaccaccgccgccactGACAACCAAGCCAGCTAATCTGGAAAAGCCTGTTTTGGTGCAGAAGAAACCGAAGTACCGATACTTTCATTTTGATCCTTTCAAGTGTGCAATAGTGAAGACGTACACACGCACGCTACGTTCAGCATACCGCCCTCCATTCGATCCCAAGCATTTTGCCATGCTAATGAAGACTGGTCGCCTGCCGCAGATTCCTCCAGGATTCCTGCGACACCGCCCGCCATTTATACCTGCGCATGTCGATGCTGTCACGAGAGGAGCAATGCTCAAGGAATTCTTTAGCAAACATCCTCCACCGCCGCTAGCGATGCCCATGCCTGTACCCAATGGGATGCCCTATTACCTGAGTGGTCCACCGCCAACGCCAAGTGGAGCTGCAGTTTCTCCTGTGCCTATTAATGTCCTGCCACAACCCATTCCCGTGTTGGATGGAAGTGGTTATCAGGGTTATCCTCAGCAGCCTACAATGGTACCATCACCTGTTCCAGTTCCTGTTCCAGTGCCGCTGCCTGTGCCCTTGCCTGTTTCTACTGACACGACGCCACCTCCCGCGTTGGAAACTCCTTACTTCACACCACCACCTTTGCCCGAGCTGCCGACTCTACCCGAACTGCCGTCTCAGTTCAACGTGAGTTCGGTGCCCACAATAACGGAGATAATGCCAGTGGATATACTAGAGAAGTTGGGACCGCTGCCCAAGACCTTGGACGTCGATGACGGAGGTGGAACTGCCAGTCCGGTGGAGATTAGCGACGATCTCAAAGAGGTTGAGGCAGAGCCAGCCGAACAGCCTGTGGTGGACGTGAAGCCGCATCTCCTTGTGGAGACCCAGTAGTAGACCCATCTTGCTAGCTtggtttttttaattatagagTTTTTTTTTAGGTAATTATTCTTAATTGTAAACCATGAGGATCCTAATCCCTACACATAGATTTACTTCGTAAATATTTggtttatataatatttttaattgaccATTTGTAAACAAGTTGCATTTATTCATAGAAGGTCGTTTTAGGTTTCTATGTCATTTATACAAGGCCCTTCTGGGCCCACGTTTATTGATttctaaaagaaaataaaaaatgtaaatagtTCGCTTAAGAATTATACTTGAATTAACTTTCGGCGTGCACACTATACATATTTGAGTCATTTACTATAACGAAGTTCTTAACGAATTAATCTAACCTTAAGATCCACAAGAATCGAATGTATGTGAAATTTCTATAGTGTGGTGAGCATCTATAAGACTTTGCATGTTTGGTATCGTACAAAATATAGACATgaaatacaaattttgtatTTGCGTTAGTTgaataattgaaaatatacTCAACAGTAAAATAGTTTTACTATTTGATTGAGCTTATTCGTTATGTCTGATGATGGATAATGCAGTAATCTTATTCTGAAGCGGTTTGAGTTATTTATGCTTaatgaaattgttttttaatttataacttTATAGTAGTCCGATTTTTTCCCTGGGTGTCAAGACCAATGGAAAACACTCGGCAGGCAGTGCCAAACTCTCCGGACTGATCTTAATTGTCGAAGGATCATGACTGCTGATATTATATCTCTGCATTACGTTGACCAGGACCAGAAAACCAAATCCCCTCACCAAACTCTGGCCGATGCAAGTCCGCTTCCCGATGCTAAAGGGCAGAAAGTGTGGAATATTCTTCTTGAGTTGAAGTTTTTCATTATCACTTTCGATGCCGGAATCAGAACCTTTGGAATTTTTCGGGCTTGGCACCTTTGATGGTTCCAAAAACCTTAATGGATTAAATTCCTTAGGATTTACCCAGAATTTCTCGCTGGTGTTTAGCACATAATTGTTGATGAAAACAATGGTGCCCTTGGTCACTCCATAGCCAGAGATCACTGTGTCCTCGGTGGCCACATGTGGAACAATGGGAGAGGATGAATATCGAAGCACCTCGAAAATCGTCGCCATCGTGTAGGGCATAGCATTCATATCCAGCAAATTAATTGACCTATTTTCCTCTTCGGTAATTGCGTCAATTTCCTCCTGTATTCTCCTTCCAATATCCACATTCTTGGCTATATAGGCCAGCACTAGCATCACCAGATTTCCAACCGCTGAGTGTCCACCAATGAAATCCTCTAGCATGAAGATGATCGTGTTCCGGGAGACATCTTTATCTTCAAGCAGGCTTTTAAGTAGAGCATCTGTGAAGTCCCGATCTGGTTCATCCAAATCGACGGTCAGCTCCCGATGCCGGATAATCCTTTCCATTATGAATCTCCTGATGGTCGAGGACCAGTTGATGATCTTGTTCAGGTGTCGCTGGTAGAAGGGATATAGCCAGGGTAGAAAATCCAGCGCATGTCCCTGATTGATCTCCCAGAATATCTCATCGAAGTACTGAACCATCTGTTGGAAATCCACATCATCGTAGTCGAACCTCAACGAACACATGTACTGACTAAACATATTGGCACAGGCCTTCATAACCAGAGTCTTTATGTTGATCGGCTCTCCAGGAACTAGTTGGTTTCTTAGCTCCCGATTCCAGTGCTCCATTTCCTCGCAGCCAATCTGGGACATTTTCATGTAGAAGGAGGAGGATTCCCTGGGCGAGCAGTGACGCCTGGCCAGATTCCTTCTCTTCTGCTGCAGCTGTGACCAATCGCACAGTGCCAACGAATTGCTCCGCTCGCCTCCGAATAATTTATGATATCGTATGAAGTCCGGCCGCCCGCTCATCACCTTGCCATTTTGGTTGAGCACCTCGCGGATCAGCTCCAGGTTGTTCACCACCAGACAGCGGGTGTGTCCAAAGGTCAGGGAGTATATGTCTCCGTATTGCTGTGCCAACGCCGTGAATCCCGCAAAGGGACTATCCCTATATCGATCCAGCAGATGAAGATTACCAATTATGGGCCATGGTCGTGGTCCTGGAGCCTGGTTATATTTTTGATGAGCTATTTGATTGAGTTCGGTTGAATTCTTTGCTTTAACGGCCTGAAGAACGCGACGCTTGACTCCATATAGAATGCATATGTAGGACGTGGCCAGAACAATCAGTAAAATCGCGAAGATAGTGTAAATCAAAGCAGCCAGCATTTTTGCTGAGCTCTTGAAAGCGGGAAGCACAAAACACAACTAACGACGGCCAAGCAAATCAAGTAGCCAGGTAAACTATGGGTCGCGACTTTCCCAGATCCTTCGGGAGAACTGCTCTACCTTCTGTGGGCTAAGGCATTACCTGACCATAATCTTGTCTGCTACCTGTTTGCTTTGCCTTTAATCGCTTGTTTTTCCCATTCAGGGGATGACATGAATAATCAGGATGTGGCTGAGACTATCCAAAATGTCCTTTGGTAAGATggtaatttattttcatttagaCATTCATTAGAGCCACTTGGTTCCTCCTGCTGTATGACTTTAGTTTAACACATTATTAAACGGACTGAAAGTCCCAAGTAACTGAAACATATACTGGCCAAAATGCTGATACAGCCATTTGCTggatttatttgcttttatttaagTTTCGGCCTTCGCGTGGCCCTCTAAATATCCGTCAGCAAGAAAGACTCCACTGCCCTCCGGGATCCCCACTCTCCGCTGAACACCATAAGTGGAAATTGCGAGAAAAGTATACTTTTGTATATTTAACTGACcagaaaaaaaacatattttttatttccccTTAACTATTTACTGAGTATTCCTTATGAGTATGCGACTGAAGTTGGGACTTTATTCCTCATTTATCTTGTCCTTGGCAAATGGTCCAATGTTGGTGGCATAAGCCATCATGGCTGGAATGGAACTCTGTTCGTAATTGCCGGTGAACAGGTGCTCGAAGGGACCAGAGGCAAAGACACCCACATCCTCGGCGCCATGGGTTTCGCTGCTCAAGGGAACCGTGGCCTGGAACTCAAACTCCGCGCTCGTGGTGTCCGCATGGGAAAGATCAATGCGTCCATCTTTAGTGCTATAGGTATCAGCAAATCCCGGACCATTGGCATAGGACAAGACGGTAAAGGGCAGCTCATCATCAGCCAGATTGGGAGCAAGGGAAAGGATGTTCTGTCGACGGTACTGGGATAGGAgatagaaatataaatatataagaaTTATGTTGAaaagggaagattcaataaataagcaaaacatgaaaaaaaatgttattttgaTTTCTTGAAGTACTAATAAGTTTCCTACCGGATAGCCGTTGATGGACATGGTGTGCGAGTGATCCGAAGTCACCACAATCAGCGTGTCCTCCTCGTCGGTCATTTTCCTAGCCAGTTCCACGGCTGCCGCGAATTCTTCGGTGTCCTCCAAAGCCTTCTTCGCCTTGGTGGCGTGATGGGCCATGTCGATGCGTCCACTCTCCACGAACAGGAAGTAGCCCTCCTCGTTCTTGCTGAGCATCTTGATGGCAGCCTCTGTCATGTCGGAAAGGGATGGCTCTGCATCTTCATAATGGGTTCGTCGACGATCGCCATGGTAGGGCAGATGGGAGGTGTCGAAGAGGCCGAGAAGGTAATCCGTCTTGCTGAGATCCGTTTCCTTCAGGCCCTTAAGTGACCAGACGTACTTGCCCTCCGCTCCCTGCTGTTTCTTGATCTCTCGCCAATCGCTGATCAGATCGCGTCCATCGGTTCGCAGGCCCGAAACGCCAGTCTCATCGTGCTGGGACTGATCCCGGAAATAGGATCGACCGCCGCCCATGATGACGCGCAGTTCCTGGCCCACTGGCCATTCCACCAGCTGCCGGGCAATATCGGTGTTGACGTCGGGACTGCATTTGGAGCTGATGATCTCACCATCGTGCTCCCAATTTCGCTCTGCAACATGGGCATAAACTCCGGCTGGAGAAGCGTGGGTCACCCGGGCGGTGGTAACCACACCGGCCCACTTGCCGGCCTCCTGGGCCCACTGACCAATGCTCTGGACATGGCTACTCGAATTGGTCACACAGTCGCCCCTCTGCACCTGGGCATTGACTCCAATGGTGCCATAGTTGGCCTTGACTCCGGTCAAATAGGCCGTAGCAGTGTTGGCCGAGTCCGGAGTACGCTCATTGACGGCATACGTCTTGGACAGACCCAGGTAGGGGAACTTCTCAAAGAAGACCTGCTTGTTGCTATCGCCCATGAAAGCACGTGTGGCCGTGATCGTGTGGACGGACATGCCATCGCCCAAAAATAGGATCACGTTCTTGGCGCGATTCTCGTTGAGTTTCCTATGGCCGGCCAGCTTATCGGCCAGAATCGATTGGGCCTTATCGTGCCAGAATCGTGTGTCCAGCTCCTCGTCGAGGGCCTCGAAGTCGCGTGATGTTTGCAGACGGGGATGTTGGGCTGTAAAGTCCGGACTTTGGGTTAGCAACTAATCGGCGGGAAAATTGGTCTAATAGAACTACTTCTTGAAGTGGTAAACAAGTTTTCAGCTTATCTCGAGCAGATCTATAAATCAGTTTTAATTATAACTATTTATGGGCTTTCGGCTACCACCATATCGCTGGAAATTCACACTTGATTGAGGCTTAATAAAACGTGTTGAAAACGTTTTAGCTGATTATGGTGCTGCTTGTCATCATTACACATTCATTTGAAATACTTAGGCTTATATATACTTTGAAGAAATATA from Drosophila mauritiana strain mau12 chromosome 3L, ASM438214v1, whole genome shotgun sequence carries:
- the LOC117139068 gene encoding serine/arginine repetitive matrix protein 2 isoform X1 is translated as MSQAAGGSAVGMEQQATGKQSKPPEELQDNDTNSLEPGEVVTPPHYHASSPAVKKHLSKDLIMSKTLLKLPASILEQARKENGSGGTPNAQAEDVDDSEGLYSDSDSSGEDLKNVEDVQKARKEKQEEAAAATLPQAPPTPFLGNIPLRFHMRAPCFDFPRMGFMPRMNRGGPRGMRTTFFGRPPAPNRMGAPMMGGPPTQGPPPGAYAPQNPPATGNNSNSGCCKRLQSDVIWTALQPPVSFVFNLVSECSNKKHENCRTKAETADHNSKEAKLSSETKSTELLIEINRSREKSQHKNDVRGKPNNRSHDRNQNRGRTRERSKESHGKSTENSKNKDESRGTGRRKSRERSQDKNSNRAKSMNLSKEKDEIGGELKNAASGKSQERDQSRGKTKERSRERDRTRNKTREKSQARDQTKRKANDAEHTRVKSRKRSSSRDKRREKSKEKNGDLSKEKLKEKSTERSERKNESKIKNKDTNEEKLRERSKEKDRNHSKERLHERTQNKSEERKPEAKKVRNARENSKEGTDHKKDKLLGPLGDKTDERLKDKQRKRSREKSVTKCPKESGKDKLKEHSRETTKDRHQEKCKDPPNENGLDRSQRSSTPHDSFSESAITSEHASIRKNQTPPPWGSREGTPSMTPPQVQIPQTPIVDHANPKDFDIFADSPPRVNTAVSAPAATIERSTTPPLKSSIPIVPIAKADKLAPLLKASEIHSRIGALLEESDLHLDNLLATKEQLFRRTNEYKERKEAPKEIKAEYLPNSRHNRSASGRAEVEHHKSQPRHINPFKRESVLSGRKSSSRPSSKERRFQRHDSDVEDWDRDLELERNQLHVSQQTGFQPRKSDEYTKFSIKKEKDLTPPPLQTNFTRTTIKIERNATPPRHDVLVRNGAVATNAPPPAKEQESPDTDDYIDNWENDDSLASMPKNAPPVTPTPAPNANASLNATPLPPVASQFNGDDDDDDSNALWNAKSTPPPRRKNENLPEGNIHELYDKFMNSIKMSNEHLESETLDTSKNSSLSNSPAEESSSGSETSSTSSSSSETEEDSSSEDDDANESSSNDESVTASGNCNTNQDETAGKEQLQKKNNVSKDLRKLKSLEDNLARIQMMRENYDAGDEISEELLKMESLFLMQRNAIMDKYRKQELKSNSSEDQQPVDEQGTVQAQEVVKETSFPVNSIFSANREAIKLTISPLKLTRKSVIFDKDEADLPETSKAEPPKPPMQKPPKEIAIVKPTIVESRSKPKLRSPPPSAGSRRRSRSRSISRSRTRRRGSRTKSRTPSPRRRRLPSPRRVSRYAKRIGAAAVGGTRKGRSHSRSLTRSRTRSRSPSRRRRLPLAGHRKRCSISPMPQKLVGPRSPPPSRRRHSLSRDREREHLSRSRSPLPFKPPSPPMRRSWSKAPTRRRSFSRSRSRSISPRSRLSAEEAFNYFEENQGMEAAAYYYNMSLMQQEDQNALGEGYDAYAAYMDSAYNMEQAYAQYSEEYSNTYMDYMVEVASSPQAPGSVLRELPMAPMMPVESFVPIAPVEAMPSMAATASVMPVAVQKGNVLEIVPSGEDILEAEKNIVADAVDEPVEDTSKPKGKGVNFVDKVLPAYESDNEDRAVVEMAVERALRKYHEGRSQAAAKLQLIRDELLVLPPPPPPPLTTKPANLEKPVLVQKKPKYRYFHFDPFKCAIVKTYTRTLRSAYRPPFDPKHFAMLMKTGRLPQIPPGFLRHRPPFIPAHVDAVTRGAMLKEFFSKHPPPPLAMPMPVPNGMPYYLSGPPPTPSGAAVSPVPINVLPQPIPVLDGSGYQGYPQQPTMVPSPVPVPVPVPLPVPLPVSTDTTPPPALETPYFTPPPLPELPTLPELPSQFNVSSVPTITEIMPVDILEKLGPLPKTLDVDDGGGTASPVEISDDLKEVEAEPAEQPVVDVKPHLLVETQ